The Ficedula albicollis isolate OC2 chromosome 1, FicAlb1.5, whole genome shotgun sequence nucleotide sequence CACGTGCTGTCCCCTATGTGATCCATGTCCCCTCGCATGTAGGCAATGAGCCACCAGATCATGCCGAAGAAGAGCCAGGTCACCGTGTAAACCATGACAAAGATCAGCAGGTTGAACCTCCACTTGAGATCCACCAGGGTGGTGAAGATGTCAGTCAAGTACCGGTAAGTCTCTCTGACATTCCCGTGGTGCACGTTGCATTTCCCATCTTTCCGAACGTACCTCTGGATTTTTCTCTTGGCACATTCTTTGCTGATGTTTTTTGGCAGATCCTCTCTGGCTTGTTTGGGCAACTTTGGTTGATGGATAGTGACAGGGCTCTCGATGTCCTGCTCCATTGAGTCTTCTTCCAGGACGTTGGCTGccatggaaaacaaacaaacaaacaaaaaaagaaaaccaaggaaaagTCGTTATTCCTCTTGTTATTGTCCCAAATCAATGCACAACCTTTTTATGTGTTAATCAATAAAATGATTGTCCTTGTTCTTTGCTGGCACAAGAATCAAATGATGCCAAGCACCCTTGTTTTATTGCTActcagaaatgaaatgaaagcaaactcTAGTTTCTTATCAGGTCATCCTATCCACGCCCTTATTTAAATTCCTCGAGATGGGTTTAAGTAGATATTCCTTCCCCCCTCACCCCTTTGCAGTTTAATGAATGAAATTTTTTATGCACCAAAAAAGATCTTACGGAGATAAAAGATATAAATGAGGCAATGGATTCACTTGGGGGTGAGCAGAGAAAATGAGCTATTGCTGGGCTATTTTTTCCCATCAATTGCATTGCTGTGGGGAAGTATTAAATAAGCACAAGgaggtttggtttgtttttttttaaaaaaaagtcaacagTTTTTAGAAAGAGCCAATTCTCCTCTTGTGGAAGGAAAGTTGTAATAACTATCAAGAGCAATTCAAGCACACTTCCACAGAAAATCAATGCCTTGCTGATAATGAGACAGGGAATTGTGTGTCCTTCTCCCAGCAACATAAAACCTATGGTACTTCACATTTCATTTGAATTCACTCTGCCTGTGGCCTTTAATTCAAGTGTACCTTGTCCTCTAATGAtctgagcctttttttttttttttcagtttcccagTCTTTGTAGATAAATCACTTTATTATGGTTGtgtgccagaggaaaaaaaaagtgtactGAGGAGGAGAGTGGTTTAATGTAATGTGTTTTGCATGGAGGACATGGTGAGGTCTGGGGTAATTGTTGTTTTCAACTGAAATCCTTCTGTTTTCTGGGGCTTCttcctgcaggaatttcagCTCTTGAATTCctaattatttctcttctggCTTTCTCTTCTGGGTCTGCCCAGGTGCTTGACTCTGAATGTTTGTAGAAAAAACCAAGGTTTCTGCCCTCTTCTTGGGTTGGGATATTTTCACAAACATGCAGCCAACCATGAAGGCGTTGACGATAGAACCTAGGACAGACTGCACTAAAAGCAGGATAATTCCCTCGGGACACTTGTCCGTGATGACCCGGTAACCGTACCCAATGGTGGTTTCGGTCTCGATTGAGAATAAAAAGGCTGAGACAAACCCATTGAGGTTGCTGACGCAGGGGGTCCACGTGCTGTCCCCTATGTGATCCATGTCCCCTCGCATGTAGGCAATGAGCCACCAGATCATGCCGAAGAAGAGCCAGGTCACCGTGTAAACCATGACAAAGATCAGCAGGTTGAACCTCCACTTGAGATCCACCAGGGTGGTGAAGATGTCAGTCAAGTACCGGTAAGTCTCTCTGACATTCCCGTGGTGCACGTTGCATTTCCCATCTTTCCGAACGTACCTCTGGATTTTTCTCTTGGCACATTCTTTGCTGATGTTTTTTGGCAGATCCTCTCTGGCTTGTTTGGGCAACTTTGGTTGATGGATAGTGACAGGGCTCTCGATGTCCTGCTCCATTGAGTCTTCTTCCAGGACGTTGGCTGccatggaaaacaaacaaacaaacaaaaaaagaaaaccaaggaaaagTCGTTATTCCTCTTGTTATTGTCCCAAATCAATGCACAACCTTTTTCTGTGTTAATCAATAAAATGATTGTCCTTGTTCTTTGCTGGCACAAGAATCAAATGATGCCAAGCACCCTTGTTTTATTGCTActcagaaatgaaatgaaagcaaactcTAGTTTCTTATCAGGTCATCCTATCCACGCCCTTATTTAAATTCCTCGAGATGGGTTTAAGTAGATATTCCTTCCCCCCTCACCCCTTTGCAGTTTAATGAATGAAATTTTTTATGCACCAAAAAAGATCTTACGGAGATAAAAGATATAAATGAGGCAATGGATTCACTTGGGGGTGAGCAGAGAAAATGAGCTATTGCTGGGCTATTTTTTCCCATCAATTGCATTGCTGTGGGGAAGTATTAAATAAGCACAAGgaggtttggtttgtttttttttaaaaaaaagtcaacagTTTTTAGAAAGAGCCAATTCTCCTCTTGTGGAAGGAAAGTTGTAATAACTATCAAGAGCAATTCAAGCACACTTCCACAGAAAATCAATGCCTTGCTGATAATGAGACAGGGAATTGTGTGTCCTTCTCCCAGCAACATAAAACCTATGGTACTTCACATTTCATTTGAATTCACTCTGCCTGTGGCCTTTAATTCAAGTGTACCTTGTCCTCTAATGAtctgagcctttttttttttttttcagtttcccagTCTTTGTAGATAAATCACTTTATTATGGTTGtgtgccagaggaaaaaaaaagtgtactGAGGAGGAGAGTGGTTTAATGTAATGTGTTTTGCATGGAGGACATGGTGAGGTCTGGGGTAATTGTTGTTTTCAACTGAAATCCTTCTGTTTTCTGGGGCTTCttcctgcaggaatttcagCTCTTGAATTCctaattatttctcttctggCTTTCTCTTCTGGGTCTGCCCAGGTGCTTGACTCTGAAtacagaatcactgaatggtttgggtgggaagggaccttaaaatcaCCCAGTGCCCACCTCatgccatggtcagggacaccttccactgtcccaggttgctccaagacttgtccagcctggcctttgacacttccagggatccaggggcagccccagctgccctgggcaccctgtgccagagcctgccCACCTTCCCagagaaggatttcttcccaatatcccacctaaaaagcagcactgctgtgattTTGTACCATTCTCTATGGAGTGGTGCAcgaggggctgctcccagtggcTCAGTGTGGctctaaaagcatttttcactgTCAGAAACATGTGCTGTGCAGCAGATCCTGTGTGGAGTTTGGctctaaaagcatttttcactgTCAGAAACACGTGCTGTGCAGCAGATCCTGTGTGGAgtcccacagcacctgcagcttTTCCAAGATGTGTAGAGCAAGATCACAGACCCTTGTAGAGTTTTATTGAAGTACCCAGGGGGATAACAGGATTGCAGCCCAGTTCTCTCTCCTCCTGACCTGCTCCTCCTCCAAAGAAAGTCTCAAAGGCCTACAGTGGCACAGAACCTGAGAGCAATGCCATGCTTTGAGGCTGTGCACCCCATCCTGTCAccttttcacttttctgtgtGTCTCAGGAGAGCGTTATcagggctggtggcagtggcagcacgGGCAGCTGTGTCACAGGGCACTCAGTCCTGAACGAGCTCCCCCGGTCAGGGACAGAGTGCCTGCCTGCATcacccctgtgctggggaatgCATGGCAGAGAACAATCCAAAGGCATTGCAGGGCTCCTGTGAGGCAGGCTTGAGCCAAAGACAGAAAATCTGAAGTTAAGGCTTCACACTTTATGCTCAGCTCTCTGTTGTGCCTTAGGAAATTCCAGTCCACAGGAGTTATCATATCACTGCAGCAACAGAGTCCTCAAATAATTATGAACAACCTAGGAAGGCTCTGCCTGTTGAGGCTTTCTGTTAAATTACTAATGCTGGTATAATGGGGTTCATTATCTTTCAGGCATTatgaataatttgttttccccTCCCAGTCAGAGCCTGGCATGGACACACAGACCAGAAGTGGGAGAATCCTGTGGGTTTAGAAAATATTCCTTATTCCTGGCCCTGCTGTTAAAGAAAATCGTGTCCCAAAGCTCCCTGTCTGAGCATCTCTTCCCAGAAATTATCCTGGGAGGGGACCCAGGTGCAGATTTTattcctggcagcaggaggaatgtGAACATCCAGGGCTGCCTCCCACCACACCACTCCTGCTTTCCACAGAGTTTATTTCCTATGGAATTTCTTTGAGAAGTGAAGCACCTTTTATTCAGACAGCAAGTTTTTACTGATGCTTTCCAAATGCTTTTTGTGGATTTGTGCATCACCAATCCTGACCTGTCTTTCACAGCACGAGGGAAGGGGCACACTTTGTCAAGTGTCCATAGGTTTTGtaggagcagggagctgctgtcactgtaAGTGGGATCAGGGTGTGACAATTCCAGCGTGGGAGGGTTTCTCTTAACCTGGAGAAGTTGTGGTGGAGCTGATTCTCATCTGGCTTTGCAAGGGGGCAGCTTTGGACAACAAACCCAGTGTTTAACCAAGGTCTCTCTCATTACAGCATTGATTTGACACTCTTGCAGACATTTCAATCTTCCTGAGGGCATCTGGCCTTTTAGAAACTCTCCAGGCTCTTCCCAGTGCTGTCATTTCTCAACTCTCAGtctctgagaggaaaaattaaggtcaagatttttgtcttcttctctttcttgcaAGACGCCCTTTCCTTCTTTCCGTCACCCCATCCTGCTACGAATGAATTCCTTTTGTGGAGAGGTTTCTAGATCAGAATCACAGCTTGTTACCCTCTCCTGGACTGAGTTTTCACTCCAGAGAGAACCTTGGGAGCAGCAATTCCCGAAATAAGTGATCCAAAGATCAGACATCTGTgtgtttccatggaaatgctTGATGAATAAGTTTTAAACACATGGCAGGATCCCAGTTCACCACTGAGGCTGACGAACAGCCACACACTGTCAGCGCCTTTGCCACAAAATACTTTGactaattatatttttacttgATATCAACCCAATTAActtctgctgtttatttcaTCTGATTTTCCTTTGGGTTACATAATGGCTGTCATGGATCCAGGAACAGGGGAGTGAGTAGCAGCAGCCTCACTTGAGAGCTATTTTtgctctctctgcttctcttcctaacaaaaatatatacatgtTATTCTCAACTCTCAGtctctgagaggaaaaattaaggtcaagatttttgtcttcttctctttcttgcaAGAtgccctttccttctttccctcacCCCATCCTGCTACGAATGAATTCCTTTTGTGGAGAGGTTTCTAGATCAGAATCACAGCTTGTTACCCTCTCCTGGACTGAGTTTTCACTCCAGAGAGAACCTTGGGAGCAGCAATTCCCGAAATAAGTGATCCAAAGATCAGACATCTGTgtgtttccatggaaatgctTGATGAATAAGTTTTAAACACATGGCAGGATCCCAGTTCACCACTGAGGCTGACGAACAGCCACACACTGTCAGCGCCTTTGCCACAAAATACTTTGactaattatatttttacttgATATCAACCCAATTAActtctgctgtttatttcaTCTGATTTTCCTTTGGGTTACATAATGGCTGTCATGGATCCAGGAACAGGGGAGTGAGTAGCAGCAGCCTCACTTGAGAGCTATTTTtgctctctctgcttctcttcctaacaaaaatatatacatgtTATTAATctgcactgcaaaaaaaaaaaaaaaaaaggtatttctgaactcttcctcctctcccagtaAACATTATGTTTGTTTGAATATAACAGCCAGGTAATGAGCCAATTCAGGCCAATTTTGAGGATTCTGCTCAAACTATCTGCTTTGGTTACTCTCTTAGGCAAAACCTACAAGACAGACTAGATTTCAGTGATTTGTTTAATTTCCCAGCAAAGGACAAGGAGTTCTAAATAAGTCCTTGAATAGTTCACTtgtgtcctggctgtggctAAATCAGCAAATTAAGTGTGCCCAGGCCTATTATTTAGTGTGGAGGGTAAAGAGTGGTGCAGCCCACACTTGCATTATTGGATTGGATTATTGAACTCCAGTTGTTTTCCAGGTCAGTGTCTCACAATCTGCCAGACAGGAATAATCTGTGTCCTGAAACAGAGCCAGGAATTGTGTGTGCTCAGTTCTGCACTGGTCCAAACCATGCCAGGGGCTTTTCTGGAAATTTCAGCCTACAGGAGATTGTGTGCCAGTGCttagaacattttattttctagcaaAATTGCAGCAAATGTTGTTGTCATGTTCTTGTCTACTccaaagcagcactggaaaGGCACAGTCCTGATTTTCCAAGCACATCCTTTTATTTAGAGCCTGTGGAACAACATGGAACCAGTGTCAACAACAAAACAGGACAGGAGAACTCTCTCCCTTTGAGACTGAGAATGTAACCCATGAATATAACTTAAGCAATCATTTTATCACCAACAATGTGATTTTTGGTGTATTTTGGTAGTGCTGCAGAGAGCTTGTggtgctgtgcaaacacaaagaaaaaggaggaatatgAAGGGCCTGCTTGTCCTGTTTAAGTACTGTAAGCCTATTTTTGGTTGTGTATGACTTGCAAAATAATGAGGAATTTCAACGAAGAATATTCCAAATTATAACTGAACCTCTCTGTAGCAGAAGCTGACCTGGAAAGTTCAGCGGATGTTTCACTGTAATTTAGTGATTTAAACTCTGTTGTGAACATTTTGTGTGCAAATTCATTGAAAATGTCCTAATTTCCAAAATCaattacaatttaaaattgCTGTCATGGGCTTTACTGCATGTAGAGAAATGTGTTGAGGACTGTGATCCCTGTCTGCAttcccccccccctcctggTGGGATCAGGGCCACTTTTAAGTGTTTGCATCTTTAAGTTTGGTTTTTGGGAAGTCTCGAGGGTTTTACCTCTGGTTTGCTGTGGTCACCAACCTCCCTGGCACTGCATCCACCTCTGGAATATTTTGGCAGTACCTGGTGGCTGTTTGGGCTCCTCTCTGGGGTTTTTGGGCTTTGCACAGCACAAGGAATTTCTTGTAGCCTTCAACACCCTAAATCCACATTGTTCTGTTTCTCCCCTCGATTGCAATGGAAGAAGCcggagaagggaaggagagatTTTGGAATTCTTTGCCTCATCTCTggcaaaatttcatttttggtgagcacaggagcacaggaaaTCTAGGAATAGAGGGGGATTTGTTTCTGGGATGAGCCCAGCCAGATAATCCACACTGCAAGGTGTCGTCATCACTGCTAGATATGAGGAGAAAGAGTCTtgtttggaggaaaaaagtgaagTCTTTTATGATCAGCTAACAACTGTGAGCAGTCATTATCACAGAGCACAGATCCtttctcctgaaaaagaaaggaattagGATCTGGTCTGAGCTGTTGAAATCAATGCAGGATTGTCTATGCACTCAGCTGGCTTCACTTTGAAACGTTGGAGTGCTCAATAAACACTGACTTGGCAAATCTCTTCAAGACCCAAATTGCTTCTTTGCACCCATGGAATCATAAATCTAATTTCAGAGGGAGCATGCGTGTGACTGAAgtttatttcagcagcagctgtcactAAAAAAGACATGAAATGAGATATATTTATGATTAGAGAAGAGACTGTAAGGAtgttactttgtttttctcacaTTACCTGCTTCATCACTGCCTTCCAATCCAACTTGATAAAAATAATGTTCtactattttcatttcttttaagcCTGTACAGCTGCAAGAAATCAGTCTGAGTAACACTTTGTGTCTCTGCAGTACAAACATTTCCATTCATTCCTGATTCTTGGCCCTTTTATTGTGGAGGGTGGAAAAACGAATCTGATAACTCAAAAACACACGACTCCATTTTTGGTAATCATTTGACCTTGTAGTTTTTGTCTTGGATTCTAACCAACTTCATTGCAGAATTTACCACCGAAGGCTCCAGAATGCTGTTTTTACATCTGCCTTgctaaatttatttatttgaatcaTGGGGAAGCCAAACAGCCTTGGCTTGGTAACATCTATGGGGTGATGTAAGAAGGTTTTAAACCAGCAAAAATGTGCAGAGGAAGTTGATTATCAACATCTTCGGCCTTTCACGAGGCTCTGGATCCCAAATTGGGTTATGAAACTTGTTTGCTACCTGAAGTCTGAGCTCTTGGAGCCAGAGTTTATTCAGAGCCATCTCTAGAGCAAACGCCTGGCACTGAACACTGATTTTTGGAATAAGGAGGGCTTTCCTGTCAAATTCGTTCTTTTACCAGGTTTTTGGCACCCAGAAAAGCTTGAGCTGGAGCTTCAAATAGTTCTGCCAGAGTTTATTCAGAGCCATCTCTAGAGCAAACGCCTGGCACTGAACACTGATTTTTGGAATAAGGAGGGCTTTCCTGTCAAATTCGTTCTTTTACCAGGTTTTTGGCACCCAGAAAAACTTGAGCTGGAGCTTCAAATAGTTCtgtgtccagggccaggttggacagggcttggagcaacctggtttTGTGAAAGGTTCCCTGCCcttggaactggatgatttttacATCTGCACATCCTGTctcccaaaccattctgtgattccatgattccataatGTCCTTTCCACACCCACTGCAGAAATCAGCCTCCTCAGAGCCCTGTTCCCTCTGAGAAGGTGACAAAGCCGAGGCAAAACATCTTTTTACACTTGGAAAATGTTTAATGttgtcagtgctgctggcagcagcggcgcagggacagcagcagggacagcccaggtgtcccagcctgagctgtgccacCTGGCAACACCAGAGCTGGGCTCTTTGGTATTTCCATGTGCCTAAaaccagtgccagctgctgccagggggaTGATGGATCATGgcctcagcagctgcaaatcCTGGCCACAGGTTTGTCTTCTGATGCCTGTCTTGGGttgtggccagcaatgtgtgttctgtcccatctgctgcagccatggggcagtgcccctgatctcctggcacacattatctgctcatgggccagctttaaaccagctgggcaatcatctttatcttcccacagcccatcctccctccaggagatatctcctgttcatggccactgagtcccagggcatgactgataaaattacatcatcccatgggagatgctccaccccccccccccccccccccccccccccccccccccccccccccccccccccccccccccccccccccccccccccccccccccccccccccccccccccccccccccccccccccccccccccccccccccccccccccccccccccccccccccccccccccccccccccccccccccccccccccccccccccccccccccccccccccccccccccccccccccccccccccccccccccccccccccccccccccccccccccccccccccccccccccccccccccccccccccccccccccccccaccttctttccactggattccagaggaaaaccagacctttgcacatcatccctggagcttcagaggaaactgcaccttctccaggagccctgctccagctgaaccacatctgcccctgcaggaggatgcagccaccattgaatgggactgctgccaacaccctgactgactgacgggtgtcagcttggattctgactctggcagggtttgggattgttctttgtaatgctgcattgctattttaattttccttgtaaagaactgttattcctaattcccatctctttgcctgagagccccttaatttcaaaattacaataataatttggaggaagggggtttacattcttcatttcaaagagaagcttctgcctttcttggcagatacctgcccttcaaaccaggacaatgcCTCTGGGTCAGACGTGCCCCTGACCTGCTGCAAGGTGTCCTTGTCTAACGTGATCCCTGAgacttctttttccatttactCAACcccatttatttctgcagttgaTATCAGGTGTCTGAATGCCAGAATTTTTTGTCAGCTataaaatttcttcaaaaatcTCCTGAGAACTCCACTTTTTTTCTCCGTGGGGTGTACCACGAAAAGGAGAAAGCACGAAAGACCTGTATTATTGTTATCAAGGTCAAATTGTGTTTATATGCTTTAACTGCTAGAAATAAtcaataaattaattcaaaatctGATGAAATCGTGAATATTCTGGGTTGTAAGGAACCTCTAAAGGTTTCAATGTGCTGCTCAACACAGAACCAACTTCTACAGAGTGTCCAGGGAGGTTCAGAGTGCCCATCCCCAGCACGAAAGACCTGTATTATTGTTATCAAGGTCAAATTGTGTTTATATGCTTTAACTGCTAGAAATAAtcaataaattaattcaaaatctGATGAAATCATGAATTTTCTGGGTTGTAAGGAACCTCTAAAGGTTTCAATGTGCTGCTCAACACAGAACCAACTTCTACAGAGTGTCCAGGGAGGTTCGGAGTGCCCATCCCcggaggtgtccaaggaattcctggatgtggcactgagtgctctgggctggggacaaggtgcagaccaggcacagctgggatctGATGGTCtgggaggtcttttccaaccccagggattctgggattctggattTCCCTGCTCAGGTTTGAGGCTGGAATTgtccacagcctctctgggccCTGTCCCAGCTTTTTCTCACATCAGagacttttgttttgttttgttggaatttccttccctgcagcttgtgcccatttctctttgtttttccctttgcacCTCTGAGAAGAGCAAGTCTTCAtcttctctgcagcttcttTGCACCTGAGCTCAGCTTGCAGAGAAGTTACATGAGGGCTGGTTAAATGCTGATTTCTCCCTGTATTGTCTTTACTGATTACATAGAAAATGAGTTTTTCCAACTTTTGTGAGAAGAGattcttgagattttttttttccccattacaATTTTCCCAACTGAAAACTCTGGGAACAGAACTGAGCTGATCAGCTGAGCTGTTTTGTGTAGATAACTCTGACCCAAACATTTCACACAGATAATTCCGACTCATTTAATTCTTCACTATGTAATATCTCTGATATCTGGGGACTTCTCCTGATTGTTTGTGGAAGTGTGAATAGGAGTTTGGCTGCCCTGTCCAGTGGTGATTGCACTGCTAATTCAGCAAACTGATTATTTTGGCTTTGGCCCAATTAGTGCTCCAAGAAAATACCTGGGAATGGTTTAGTGCTCCCATTCAGCAGCATGGATGAGATGGAATCAGATTTGGCTTTTTTCACTCTtgtctgccagcacagctccacctTTGCTCCCTCAGACACCTCCACAGGATTTCATCTCACCCCTGCTCAAAGCAACATAAACCCCTGGTCTGCAACACAGACCTCACCTTGTTCCAGGTAATGTGAAGTGGGGAAAATAATCACTGTTAATAAACTAATTATGTCATAAAACCAAGAGAAAACCCCTACAAGACTCAGAGCCATGTGCTGTGCAGTATGACATGGACATCCTGTACTGCTTGGTGTCAAGGCTGAAAGAACTattcctggttttatttaacATTATAGAGAACAGTTCCTGactttatttaatattatagATGGATTCAGCCTGGTGGTGAGGCTGGTGAGTGttccagcatggaaaaagtTTGGAAATCAAAGCAGGCAGCTTGTCAAAGTCTGTGTGTCCAGTTAGGCcaccagagaggagagaagTGCACCCTCTCAGAGGGAATTGTCACCAATTTTCATGCTGGCAGGAGTagccagctcctctctcctcGCTGTTTTCtatcccagctctgttcctgtccttttcccacttttttccccctgaagtCAGGATGTTTTCACTTGAATCTTTGTCCTTGGCATAGCcaaattcagtattttcctgCATTGCTGACCAACCTTGTGCCTGAATATTCACAGAGCTCCTTGGGCAGGTGCTGGAACCACCTTGACTGCTCCAACACactgacagctgctctgctttgatCAATGAACTCTCACAAACAGAGGGCAGAGGAATATTCTTGGTCAGAAAGGAAGGACTTGATTCAATCAAGATGCTGAAGCAGTCGAGTGAAACCAATAATGGTCTAAGGCTGAGGACCAAGAGCTTCCAGCACTTTCCCACAAAAGGGGCAGAAGAGTTTTTATGTTGATGGAGACCTTGGATCTGATCAGTTTAAGTTTAGGGGATATGAGATGACTTTGAGAGTGCTCTCTTTTGCTCTGCAAAATGTTGTTTGCACTGAATAACCTTTCCCTAGGTCAGGATGGTCACTGGCTGGGTAAAGCCCTGGCCCTGGCTCAGGTCTGGGTTTGCTACAATGCAAAGCAAATATTCACACACTCCTCACTGCACCTTGATTCTGATTTTGCAGCTTCCTTGGGCAGCAAAATTTTGGGAGAACAGCTCAAATCCCACTGGTAAAGACGAGGTGTTTGAGCTAAGAACTgtcaattcctttttttttttaaattttttatttttttccccaaaaaaatacagatacagGGAACAGAGGAACAGAACAGCTTTGGAATACAGATATATGATTCTTCCTGCCCTCCAATTCttgaaagaagaatgaaaaaatgtcagaaacTTCCCTCCTGAAATTATATTCTTTTCTTCACTCAGTTTCCAGCCAATCTGTCTGCCCCCAGGTCACAGACATTGCCCAAGCACATTGGTTTGCTTGCTGCTATTATTTGCACAAAGCTAAAGAAAGGGTTGATAAGACTGGAAAAATTGAAACACAGAAGAattataattactttttaaatctGGTAATGGAGATTTCTTTCTTGACAACTCCCCTGCAGTCAAAGGAGGATTTTGATGGCTTTTGCTTCAGTTTCAGGAGAGCAGGTTGCTCCTCCTTTATAAAAATCAGgcaggattttaatttttacacacttgagaagaaaaattatggaaatgTTTCACATggatgctggggaaaaaatatttctctgactTCTGCTGTCCCCTGTGGTGGTGATTTGTTGGATATTCTCAGT carries:
- the LOC101812269 gene encoding G protein-activated inward rectifier potassium channel 2-like, yielding MAKLTESMTNVLEEDSMEQDIESPVTIHQPKLPKQAREDLPKNISKECAKRKIQRYVRKDGKCNVHHGNVRETYRYLTDIFTTLVDLKWRFNLLIFVMVYTVTWLFFGMIWWLIAYMRGDMDHIGDSTWTPCVSNLNGFVSAFLFSIETETTIGYGYRVITDKCPEGIILLLVQSVLGSIVNAFMVGCMFVKISQPKKRAETLVFSTNIQSQAPGQTQKRKPEEK